One region of Paucibacter aquatile genomic DNA includes:
- a CDS encoding GlxA family transcriptional regulator, with protein sequence MNGDTSISTRMPAPEPQAAALAPETASHCRCALLLLPGAALLSVAGVLEALQRANALQTACRYDWRCFTLEGQAPAWPGLALLAPVTVPLRGEEGGEEGGEEGSEEGGGAALDAELLLVFSGEAALDDERLLSWLRRQAQLGAERMAIAGIDGGSAWLAAAGLLEGERATVASEWIEALQEEQPAVVWSDKVWEMNASGLRMSCAGGSASLDLMTAWLGRRHGERLAQDLTLALGLERARGRDERQRRPVAEQRGNSPKLAEALSLMEANLAEPLPTEEVARLVGVSRRQLERLFKQHLDALPSRYYLELRLNRARRLLQQSSQSILQIGLSCGFSSGPHFSNAYKAHFDKTPRDERSQRAAAWRRPAGESPP encoded by the coding sequence GTGAACGGCGACACCTCGATCTCCACCCGCATGCCGGCGCCTGAGCCGCAGGCGGCCGCGCTCGCCCCCGAGACGGCCTCGCACTGCCGTTGCGCGCTCCTGCTGCTACCCGGCGCCGCGCTCTTGTCGGTGGCCGGCGTGCTGGAAGCCTTGCAGCGTGCCAACGCACTGCAAACGGCCTGCCGCTATGACTGGCGCTGCTTCACGCTGGAGGGCCAAGCGCCCGCCTGGCCCGGCCTGGCGCTGCTGGCGCCCGTGACGGTGCCGCTTCGTGGCGAAGAGGGGGGCGAAGAGGGGGGCGAAGAAGGCAGTGAAGAAGGTGGCGGCGCAGCGCTGGACGCCGAGCTCCTGCTGGTCTTCAGCGGCGAGGCTGCGCTGGATGATGAGCGCCTTTTGTCCTGGCTGCGCCGGCAGGCGCAGCTCGGAGCCGAGCGCATGGCCATCGCCGGCATCGATGGTGGCAGCGCCTGGCTGGCCGCTGCCGGCCTGCTGGAAGGCGAGCGCGCCACCGTGGCCAGCGAATGGATCGAGGCCTTGCAAGAAGAGCAGCCGGCCGTGGTCTGGAGCGACAAGGTCTGGGAGATGAATGCCTCGGGCCTGCGCATGAGCTGTGCCGGCGGTAGCGCCAGCCTCGATCTGATGACCGCCTGGCTTGGCCGCCGCCACGGCGAGCGTCTGGCGCAAGACCTGACCCTGGCCCTGGGCCTGGAGCGCGCGCGGGGGCGCGATGAGCGCCAGCGCCGCCCCGTGGCCGAGCAGCGCGGCAACAGCCCCAAGCTGGCCGAGGCCCTGAGCCTGATGGAAGCCAATCTGGCCGAACCCCTGCCGACCGAGGAGGTGGCGCGCCTGGTGGGCGTGTCGCGCCGCCAGCTCGAGCGCTTGTTCAAGCAGCACCTCGACGCGCTGCCCTCGCGCTACTACCTGGAACTGCGCCTGAACCGCGCGCGCCGCCTGTTGCAGCAGAGCAGTCAGTCGATTCTGCAGATCGGTCTGAGCTGCGGTTTTTCCTCGGGCCCGCATTTTTCAAACGCCTACAAAGCCCATTTCGACAAGACCCCGCGCGACGAGCGCAGCCAACGCGCTGCGGCCTGGCGCCGCCCGGCAGGAGAGAGCCCCCCATGA
- a CDS encoding YfcC family protein, with the protein MSTPITPANPAATSVKPLKFPNTFVLLFALLALIALATWVLPGGQYQTELVDGKKVIVADSFRHIPSQPQGLVALMTAPIKGFVEAALIIGFVLIVGGAFSVLQRSEAIDAMIKSVARAHRHSALVRAGLIPLFVGLFSLGGATFGMAEEAIPFVLIFIPLALALKYDSIVGVAIPFVGSQIGFATAFLNPFNVGVAQNIAGVPMFSGLGYRLLCWLIFTTVTIAFLMWYAARVQRDPRLSPCFEQDQERRRHLDLSSFEQFEGLQPRHKLVLGLFVLTLLSMIVGVVRFGWYIEEIAALFLVMALAVGWVARLSAEDFVAAFMQGAKDLVSTALVIALAKATVVLMRDGHIIDTVLHSLVPLVESSSPIFSAQKMFLIQSVINFFIHSGTGQAALTMPVMAPLADLVGVSRQTAILAFQFGELTTPVIPTSGITVGVLALAGIPWSRWARWMLPLQLAYLLLALLLLAVPSWIQWH; encoded by the coding sequence ATGTCCACGCCCATCACCCCAGCCAACCCCGCCGCAACCTCCGTCAAACCCCTCAAGTTCCCCAACACCTTTGTTCTGCTGTTCGCCCTGCTGGCCTTGATCGCCCTGGCCACCTGGGTGCTGCCCGGCGGCCAGTACCAGACGGAGTTGGTTGATGGCAAGAAGGTGATCGTGGCCGATTCCTTCCGCCACATCCCCAGCCAGCCGCAAGGCCTGGTGGCCTTGATGACGGCGCCGATCAAGGGTTTCGTCGAGGCGGCCCTGATCATCGGCTTTGTGCTCATCGTTGGTGGCGCCTTTTCGGTCCTGCAGCGCAGCGAGGCCATCGACGCGATGATCAAGTCCGTGGCCCGCGCCCATCGGCACTCGGCCCTGGTGCGCGCCGGCCTGATCCCGCTCTTCGTTGGGCTGTTCTCCCTGGGCGGTGCCACTTTCGGCATGGCCGAGGAGGCGATTCCCTTTGTGCTGATCTTCATCCCCCTGGCCCTGGCGCTGAAGTACGACAGCATCGTCGGCGTGGCGATTCCTTTCGTCGGCTCGCAGATCGGTTTTGCCACGGCCTTTCTCAACCCCTTCAATGTCGGCGTGGCCCAGAACATTGCCGGTGTGCCCATGTTCTCGGGCCTGGGCTACCGCCTGCTCTGCTGGCTGATCTTCACCACGGTGACCATCGCCTTTCTGATGTGGTACGCCGCCCGCGTGCAGCGCGATCCGCGCCTGAGCCCCTGCTTTGAACAAGACCAGGAGCGCCGCCGCCACCTGGACCTCAGCAGCTTCGAGCAGTTCGAAGGCCTGCAGCCGCGCCACAAGCTGGTGTTGGGCCTGTTCGTTCTGACCCTGCTGTCCATGATCGTCGGCGTGGTGCGCTTCGGTTGGTACATCGAGGAGATTGCGGCCCTGTTCCTGGTGATGGCCCTGGCCGTGGGTTGGGTGGCGCGGCTCTCGGCCGAGGATTTCGTCGCCGCCTTCATGCAAGGCGCCAAAGACCTGGTCAGCACCGCCCTGGTGATCGCCCTGGCCAAGGCCACCGTGGTGCTGATGCGCGACGGCCACATCATCGACACCGTGCTGCACAGCCTGGTGCCCTTGGTGGAATCGAGCAGCCCCATCTTCTCGGCGCAGAAGATGTTTCTGATCCAGTCGGTGATCAACTTCTTCATCCACTCCGGCACCGGCCAGGCGGCCCTGACCATGCCGGTGATGGCGCCGCTGGCCGATCTGGTGGGGGTGAGTCGGCAGACCGCCATCCTGGCATTTCAGTTCGGCGAGCTGACCACGCCGGTCATCCCCACCTCGGGCATCACGGTCGGCGTGCTGGCCCTGGCGGGCATCCCCTGGAGCCGTTGGGCCCGCTGGATGCTGCCCCTGCAGCTGGCCTACCTGCTGCTGGCCTTGCTGCTGCTGGCGGTGCCGAGCTGGATTCAGTGGCATTGA
- a CDS encoding succinylglutamate desuccinylase/aspartoacylase family protein, with protein sequence MRRQLHALPPAHAGSARQLHSLHFGACQSGRKVYIQASLHADEVPPMLVAQHLKDRLLELEAAGQLPGEIVLLPLANPIGLAQELQGTSFGRFDLSTGVNFNRGYQHLTPALLPRLQGQLGADAVANVRTVRAAAKALLAERPVATETEALKRLLQSLALDADVVLDLHCDNQAVLHVYTGTPLASALAPLAARLGAQAYLISRESGDDPFDESLARHWWELAEHFGPATPVPLACLAATVELRGETEVSHELAAADAAALIEFLRDTGDVTDRPPAALQGLACPATALEAVEPIVAPHAGVLVFLKAPGDRVGAGEAVAELIDPLSEQRSLLCARAAGLMFARVSRRYASAGMRVCKIAGAIPFRSGKLLSM encoded by the coding sequence ATGCGCCGCCAACTTCATGCCCTACCGCCGGCCCATGCCGGCAGCGCCCGCCAGCTGCACAGCCTGCATTTCGGTGCCTGCCAGAGCGGCCGCAAGGTCTACATCCAGGCCTCGCTCCATGCCGACGAGGTGCCGCCCATGTTGGTGGCCCAGCATTTGAAAGATCGATTGCTGGAGTTGGAGGCGGCCGGCCAGCTGCCCGGCGAGATCGTGCTGCTGCCCCTGGCCAACCCCATCGGCCTGGCCCAGGAGCTGCAGGGCACGTCCTTCGGTCGCTTCGATCTCAGCACCGGTGTCAACTTCAACCGCGGCTATCAACACCTGACCCCGGCCCTGCTGCCGCGCCTGCAGGGGCAGCTGGGCGCCGATGCCGTGGCCAATGTGCGCACGGTGCGCGCGGCCGCCAAGGCCTTGCTGGCCGAGCGGCCCGTGGCCACCGAGACCGAGGCCCTCAAGCGCCTGCTGCAAAGCCTGGCCCTGGACGCTGATGTGGTGCTGGACCTGCACTGCGACAACCAGGCCGTGCTCCATGTTTACACCGGCACGCCGCTGGCCTCGGCCCTGGCGCCGCTGGCCGCGCGCCTGGGAGCCCAGGCCTATCTGATCTCGCGCGAGTCGGGGGACGACCCTTTCGATGAATCCCTGGCCCGCCATTGGTGGGAGCTGGCCGAGCACTTCGGCCCGGCCACGCCGGTGCCCCTGGCCTGCCTGGCAGCCACGGTGGAGCTGCGTGGCGAGACCGAGGTGTCGCACGAGCTGGCCGCCGCCGATGCCGCCGCCCTGATCGAGTTTCTGCGCGACACCGGCGATGTGACGGACCGCCCACCTGCCGCGCTCCAGGGCCTGGCCTGCCCGGCCACGGCGCTGGAGGCGGTGGAGCCCATCGTCGCGCCCCATGCCGGCGTGCTGGTCTTCCTCAAGGCGCCCGGTGATCGCGTCGGCGCTGGTGAGGCCGTGGCCGAGCTGATCGATCCCTTGAGCGAGCAGCGCAGCCTGCTCTGCGCACGCGCCGCTGGCCTGATGTTTGCCCGGGTGTCTCGGCGTTATGCCAGCGCCGGCATGCGGGTCTGCAAGATCGCCGGCGCCATTCCTTTCCGCAGCGGCAAGCTGCTTTCCATGTGA
- a CDS encoding cyanophycinase, whose protein sequence is MQTPSHSIASGARTAVRRRFLLASLLASLLASTGLFATPSHAQTSAEAAPRGTAIVIGGALKYDNDAVWKRIVDEAGGPGARFAVFATAAANPERSAGQIIEALQRQGARAEHIPVAPRLAGSDVAAAVRDPALLAKVNAAQGVFFSGGAQELIVDSLQPGGQPTPMLEAIWALYRRGGVVAGTSAGAAIMSSTMFRDAQDSLKVLKGQLRRGQEVDRGLGFVGPHLFIDQHFLKRGRIGRLLPLMQAEGYRLGLGVEENSAAVIKGEALEVIGARGVLLVDLSEARRDARLPAFNIRGVRLSFLDRGDRHHLGRGETTPSAAKRAGLKIDPRAPDFKPFVTQQPFLMDMLGDNTIANAMAQLIDSPFPEVLGLAFAGPRAVPVSASASAASATGSEPDSELGFEFRLYKGPDSLAWFTGALGGEDYTVLNLRLDVQPVRVQQPFYKAISPTP, encoded by the coding sequence ATGCAAACCCCAAGCCACTCCATCGCATCCGGTGCGCGCACCGCAGTCCGCCGTCGCTTTCTGCTGGCCTCGCTGCTGGCCTCGCTTCTGGCCAGCACGGGCCTCTTCGCCACGCCCAGCCATGCGCAAACTTCGGCTGAAGCGGCGCCGCGCGGCACGGCCATCGTCATCGGCGGCGCGCTGAAGTACGACAACGACGCGGTCTGGAAACGCATCGTTGACGAGGCCGGCGGCCCCGGCGCGCGCTTCGCCGTGTTCGCCACGGCCGCCGCCAACCCCGAGCGCAGCGCCGGGCAAATCATCGAAGCCTTGCAGCGCCAGGGCGCCCGCGCCGAGCACATCCCCGTGGCGCCGCGCCTGGCCGGCAGCGATGTGGCCGCTGCCGTGCGCGACCCGGCCCTGCTGGCCAAGGTGAATGCGGCGCAAGGCGTGTTCTTCTCGGGCGGCGCGCAAGAGCTGATCGTTGACAGCCTGCAGCCCGGCGGCCAACCCACGCCCATGCTCGAGGCCATCTGGGCGCTCTACCGGCGCGGCGGTGTGGTGGCTGGCACCAGCGCCGGCGCGGCCATCATGAGCAGCACGATGTTTCGCGACGCGCAGGACTCGCTCAAGGTCTTGAAAGGTCAGCTGCGCCGCGGCCAGGAGGTGGACCGCGGCCTGGGCTTTGTCGGCCCCCATCTCTTCATCGATCAGCATTTCCTCAAGCGTGGCCGCATTGGCCGCCTCCTGCCCCTGATGCAGGCCGAGGGCTATCGCCTGGGCCTGGGCGTGGAAGAGAACAGCGCCGCCGTGATCAAGGGCGAGGCCCTGGAGGTGATCGGTGCGCGCGGCGTGCTGCTGGTGGACCTGAGCGAGGCCCGCCGTGATGCGCGCTTGCCCGCCTTCAACATCCGCGGCGTGCGCCTGAGCTTTCTCGACCGCGGTGATCGCCACCATCTGGGCCGCGGCGAAACCACGCCCTCGGCCGCCAAGCGCGCGGGCCTCAAGATCGACCCGCGCGCGCCGGACTTCAAGCCCTTCGTCACCCAGCAGCCCTTTCTGATGGACATGCTGGGCGACAACACGATTGCCAATGCCATGGCCCAGCTGATCGACAGCCCCTTCCCGGAAGTGCTGGGCCTGGCCTTCGCCGGCCCGCGCGCGGTGCCTGTATCGGCATCGGCATCGGCAGCGAGCGCGACGGGCAGTGAGCCGGACAGCGAGCTGGGTTTTGAGTTCCGCCTCTACAAAGGCCCGGACAGCCTGGCCTGGTTCACCGGCGCCCTGGGCGGCGAGGACTACACCGTGCTGAATCTGCGCCTCGATGTGCAGCCGGTGCGGGTGCAGCAGCCGTTCTACAAGGCCATCAGCCCGACCCCTTGA